A single region of the Nicotiana sylvestris chromosome 6, ASM39365v2, whole genome shotgun sequence genome encodes:
- the LOC138871379 gene encoding uncharacterized protein translates to MTELVGSHTASIQKLEMKMRDLSREQNPKRKRTLPSDTIANPKGSGSGPTSQVMTITTRSGKVLQGEGEEVVEVEDFEKGVEVEEPSVVEIEKIPEDVQVQEENQEEVKEKVKETPKTLPPIPRPPPPFPQRLVRKVDDSKLEKFYDILKQLSVNIPFVEAFQEMLGFAKYLKDLITKKKTTKNKVVNVIHRVSSIIATSIVQKKEDPGAFTIPCTIGVYDFARALCDNGASINLMPLAIYKKARLGMPRPTSMRLQMADRSIKRPVGIVDDVLVKVGKFHLPADFVILDCAVDKDPYHLGETIPCHRKSINGFGTE, encoded by the coding sequence ATGACCGAGCTTGTTGGCTCTCATACTGCAtccattcaaaaattggagatgaAAATGAGAGACCTCTCTAGGGAGCAAAATCCAAAGCGAAAGAGAACACTCCCTAGtgacacaattgcgaacccaaagGGTAGTGGGAGCGGCCCAACTTCTCAAGTCATGACAATTACTACTAGGAGTGGGAAGGTACTACAAGGAGAGGGTGAAGAAGTGGTTGAGGTAGAAGATTTTGAGAAAGGGGTTGAGGTTGAAGAGCCAAGTGTTGTCGAAATTGAGAAAATTCCGGAAGATGTGCAAGTGCAAGAAGAAAACCAGGAAgaggtaaaggaaaaggtaaaagagacaccaaaaactcttccacctattcctagacctccccctccattccctcaaagactcgttaggaaggttgatgatagcaaactcgaGAAGTTCTACGACATTCTCAAGCAATTATCGGTGAATATCccatttgtggaagcatttcaagagatgcTGGGTTTTGCTAAGTATTTGAAGGATTTGATCACCAAGAAGAAAACCACAAAAAATAAAGTGGTAAATGTGATTCATCGGGTTAGTTCCATAATTGCAACATCCATcgttcaaaagaaagaagatccgggagctttcaccattccttgtacCATTGGGGTATATGATTTCGCAAGAGCCCTTTGTGATAATGGAGCTAGCATCAACTTGATGCCTCTTGCCATTTACAAGAAAGCAAGATTAGGTATGCCAAGGCCCACaagtatgagattgcaaatggccgatcGTTCCATTAAACGACCGGTGGGAATTGTTGATGATGTACTCGTGAAGGTGGGGAAATTTCATTTACCCGCCGACTTCGTAATCCTTGATTGTGCGGTTGACAAAGATCCCTATCATCTTGGGGAGACCATTCCTTGCCACCGGAAGAGCATTAATGGATTCGGAACGGAATGA